CACCGGTCGCAGCCCACACCATCAGGGTTGGCGTGCCTTTTTCCTGGACAATCCCAACCCGCCACCCAATGATGCTTCCGTCAAAGAGCAAATGGCTTACAAACTGCAGACCACCCTCGGCAAAGCCACCTACCGTTTGCGCAAATCGACGGTTGAACCGGTTATCGGTATCATCAAGGAAACCTTGGGTTTGCCGTCAGTTTTCTCTGCGAGGCCTGGTTGCTGCCGGTGGCGAATGGACATTGGTTTGTCTGGCTTACAACTTGAAACGATTGCATACCTTGCGGGTTGGTTGATGGGGGCGTTATTGCCCCCTGCCTGATGCCCGAAAACGGGCTGTAAAACCGTGCAAAATTCATGGTAATGAGGCCAATATGAGTTGCAAACTGCTTGTCTTGATGCTTTGAAATCGTTATTTGTCTATCATCGGGCCTTCAGAAGATATTTTTCCGACAGCCTGCTAGATGATTGGAATTCGCCAAATGACGAATCCCTGAAAGGAGAAGGTCTGGATCATGAACACAATAAGTAAGACTAGAGTGAATTACCGTCTCATGAATATTCTGGCACTTATAGTCGGGATCATCGGTATTGCGTTTCTATTCTTGCCAGATTTCGAACTACTGTCATTTATGCTGACGGTGGCTGTTTTAGGTGGCCTAATCGGTGGAAGTAACGGTTACGAGGAACGGGAGCGCCTTCAACTTAGGCAGGGTTATCAGAAAGCCTTTAATGGGTTGCTCTTAGTGGTAATGGCCGCCTACTCTCTTATCGAGTTTTCGAAATGGTTTATTCTTATGGAAGCAGCGGCAACTTTTTTGAATAACCACTGGCCTGGTTTGATTCTATCTGTGATGTGTATCGCAATGGGAATCGCTGGACTTCAAAAAGCAAGAATGGCAGGCTCAGTCTAACAATGCGTGCACACGGACGGCGGGATTCTCACCATCAAAATGAGTTGGTTCTGATTTTGGGCTTTTTCCATTTTGCAGATGAATCCAAACCCACCCGCCGCCGGTAACGCGAGCCGTTAGTCGGGCTTACTTGTCCGTCAGGTTTACATATCGATAAAATAGTCGCAAGGAGAGTTGATATGCCAACGAATCAGGCGCGCGATATTTTCATCGCTCGTATCAAACAGCTTATGGGGCAATATGGGTATTTTGTAGAGTAGAGCGCCAGCGCACAGCCGGAATGTGTCAATAGAAAGGTGAGTGATGAACACAAAGCACGGTTAAAATCATTGAGGAAAGTGCTTTAATGTGGCACATTTTCTGCCATATTCTGATTTTGGGCCTTTTAGCTTTCACAAACAAGACTGTAGGAGTTGTCTCGTGCGTGCCAAGTGTACTCGGTCTGCGGCCTTATCTCGTACACTGACCATTCGGCCGCAAGCTGGATATGAAGCGCTATGTGCAGCTCGTCAACGTCAGAAAGAACATGGCTTTTGGCGAACATATGCCAAACGAGCTGGTATGGAGGGTACTATTTCGCAAAGGATTGCCATTGCTGACTTGCGACGTACTCGTCATGTTGGTTTGGTTAAGACTTGTCTACAACACATACTGACGGCTTTAGGAATGAATATTTTGCGTTTAGGCGCGTGGTGGGCAGAGTTACCACAGGCTCGAACAGGAGTTTCTTCCTTTGCCAGGTTAGCGCCAGCATCCGTGATTGCCTAATTTTGGAGCAAAATGGGAATTCGCCAGCAGTATCATGAAAGGATGTTGCTGGCGAATTATCTTATCGCTCAAAAGTCATAAAACTAATCCGTTCAAGGTCAAAAGTAATCAAAATCGGGTTGGCTCGACACCAATTTGTGACCTGTTTTGAATTCGCCAGCAGTATCCTTTCATGTGGCCGGGTTTCCGCACCCAACTCAATTGCACGATATACAAAATCATCCGAGAGCCGAGTCAACCAAAACCTGCGCGGCTTCGGCAACATACATGGCGGGATTCTTTCTGCCAAACATGCGCGACGCCATATAAGCGCCGTCCATTAAAAGAAAGAGTTGATCAGCCAGTGCTTCGGGGTTGGTTGCACCCGCATCTTTTGCCAATTGACGAAAACGGGCGCGAACAGATTGCTTGTGTTCAAGCGCAACCTGATGACCAGAATAACCCGTTTCAGGGTATTCAGTTGCCACATTGAGGAAGGGACATCCGCAACATGCGGGGGTGGTCACATAGTCCTGCAAGCCTTGAAAGAATGCCAGTAATTTTTCGCGTGGGGTAGGAATGTCTTTTGTGGCTTGCTCAAAATAATTCCAGAAACCATCGTTGCTATCTTTGAGAAATGCAACAATCAAATCGTCTTTGGAGGGGTAGTGACGGTAAAGAGTCATCTTGCCGATGCCTGATTCGGCGGCGATGGTATCCACGCCGATGGCGCGATAACCGTGTTGATAGAATAAACGTGCGGCGGTTTGGAATAGTTTATCTTTTGGAGTGATTTCGTTTTTCATATCAGTTGCCTCTTGACACGATACAGGTCTGTATTGTATTGTTTAACTATTCGATACAGACTTGTATCGTAGCGTGTTTCACAATTTTACGCAACCCAAAAAGGAGTAACACAATGAAAATCGGAGTCTTTGGAACAAGCATGGTCGGTCAAGCCATCAGTGGAAAATTGGCGGAACTTGGACATGACGTAATGGTTGGTACGCGCAATGTGGCGAAAACACAAGCGAACATTGAGCCTCATCCATATGGTTTTCCAGCATTCAGCGTTTGGCAGAAAGAACACGCGAGCGTTAAACTCGGAACCTTTGCAGATGCCGCCAAACACGGTGAAGTCGTGTTCAATGCCACAAATGGCACAGGTTCATTGGAGGCCCTCAAACTGGCTGGTGAATCCAATCTCAACGGCAAGATTCTCGTAGATATTGCCAATCCACTGGATTTCTCTAAAGGTAGCCCGCCTTCGCTCTCAGTCAGCAATACCGATTCACTTGGCGAACAGATTCAGCGTGCTTTTCCAAATGTGAAAGTGGTAAAGACCCTCAACACTGTAACCGCCTTCCTGATGGTCAATCCTAGCCTGATTGCCAATGCGGATCATACATTGTTTGTGTGTGGCAACGATGCGGACGCCAAAGCGCAAGTGACCGAGTGGCTTAAAGGTTGGTTCGGCTGGAAGGATATAATTGACTTGGGCGATATTACGAATTCGCGCGGTACGGAACAAGTTCTGCCTATCTGGATTCGGCTATTT
Above is a genomic segment from Candidatus Leptovillus gracilis containing:
- a CDS encoding NAD(P)-binding domain-containing protein, coding for MKIGVFGTSMVGQAISGKLAELGHDVMVGTRNVAKTQANIEPHPYGFPAFSVWQKEHASVKLGTFADAAKHGEVVFNATNGTGSLEALKLAGESNLNGKILVDIANPLDFSKGSPPSLSVSNTDSLGEQIQRAFPNVKVVKTLNTVTAFLMVNPSLIANADHTLFVCGNDADAKAQVTEWLKGWFGWKDIIDLGDITNSRGTEQVLPIWIRLFGVLGTGMFNFKIVK
- a CDS encoding transposase, with product MRAKCTRSAALSRTLTIRPQAGYEALCAARQRQKEHGFWRTYAKRAGMEGTISQRIAIADLRRTRHVGLVKTCLQHILTALGMNILRLGAWWAELPQARTGVSSFARLAPASVIA
- a CDS encoding TetR/AcrR family transcriptional regulator, producing MKNEITPKDKLFQTAARLFYQHGYRAIGVDTIAAESGIGKMTLYRHYPSKDDLIVAFLKDSNDGFWNYFEQATKDIPTPREKLLAFFQGLQDYVTTPACCGCPFLNVATEYPETGYSGHQVALEHKQSVRARFRQLAKDAGATNPEALADQLFLLMDGAYMASRMFGRKNPAMYVAEAAQVLVDSALG